One stretch of Vulpes lagopus strain Blue_001 chromosome X, ASM1834538v1, whole genome shotgun sequence DNA includes these proteins:
- the PNMA6E gene encoding paraneoplastic antigen Ma6E, giving the protein MAVPLAILHDWCRWMGVNAHRSLLILGIPDDCEEEEFQDAVKAALWPLGRYRVLGKAFRKELGSRQESFEVWLEHANDMLFVWRHVPEGERRRWLMESLGGLALEFMCGLLAENPNMLAQDCLAAMVQVFGDKDPCVTARLKFLTCAQRPQETLFAYVMRLEGLLQSALEKGAIHPTVADQARARQVLMRARSNEMLQNKLKRMRLERRPPGFLGMLRLIREAEAWEAAPATGEQFQVEEGPPVYVRVLAVVPAAAARQELAEASPANEDASQGALARQVLTEGAPAGAGETEASPGNEDRAEPAPADVEADEAIPGTAEAGGAAPEPHDGAKATPAPGEASKVFPATREDEDAPASAGLGQARPSEAPGGPTPAQMGTVSRVGPGGPGCGPEGLTQSGDREAGEPLEEGLKPIPDESGNEDGAGGTGLPKSSSGI; this is encoded by the exons ATGGCAGTGCCACTGGCAATACTGCATGACTGGTGCAGGTGGATGGGCGTGAATGCACACCGTTCCTTGCTCATCCTGGGCATCCCAGATGACTGTGAGGAAGAGGAATTCCAGGATGCCGTGAAGGCTGCCCTGTGGCCCCTGGGCAGATACCGAGTGCTGGGCAAAGCATTCAGAAAGGAGCTCGGATCCAGG CAAGAGTCCTTTGAGGTCTGGCTGGAGCACGCCAACGACATGCTGTTCGTGTGGCGCCACGTGccagaaggggagaggaggcggTGGCTGATGGAAAGCTTGGGGGGCCTCGCGCTCGAGTTCATGTGCGGCCTCCTGGCCGAAAATCCCAACATGCTCGCGCAGGATTGCCTGGCCGCAATGGTGCAGGTGTTCGGAGACAAGGATCCCTGCGTGACCGCGCGGCTGAAGTTCCTGACGTGCGCCCAGCGGCCCCAGGAGACTCTGTTTGCCTACGTGATGCGCCTGGAAGGCCTGCTGCAGTCGGCCCTGGAGAAGGGGGCCATCCATCCCACCGTCGCCGACCAGGCTCGCGCCAGGCAGGTGCTGATGCGGGCTCGCTCCAACGAGATGCTCCAGAACAAGCTGAAGAGGATGCGGCTGGAGAGGAGACCACCCGGCTTCCTGGGGATGCTGCGGCTCATCCGCGAGGCCGAGGCgtgggaggccgccccagctaCGGGTGAGCAGTTCCAAGTGGAAGAAGGGCCCCCCGTGTATGTCAGGGTCCTGGCTGTTGTgccggccgccgccgccaggcAGGAGCTTGCCGAAGCCTCCCCAGCCAACGAAGATGCTTCCCAGGGGGCCCTGGCTCGTCAAGTCCTCACGGAGGGCGCCCCTGCCGGGGCAGGTGAAACCGAGGCCTCCCCAGGCAATGAAGATCGCGCCGAGCCTGCTCCCGCCGACGTAGAGGCCGATGAGGCCATTCCCGGCACTGCCGAAGCTGGTGGAGCTGCTCCTGAGCCCCACGATGGTGCCAaggccacccctgcccctggggaggcCTCCAAGGTCTTCCCTGCCACTCGGGAAGATGAAGATGCTCCTGCCTCTGCAGGCCTAGGTCAGGCACGACCCTCAGAGGCCCCTGggggccccacccctgcccagatgggcactgtttccagggtgggcCCAGGAGGTCCTGGCTGTGGGCCAGAGGGCCTCACCCAGTCAGGAGACCGGGAGGCTGGGGAGCCCCTCGAGGAGGGGCTCAAGCCCATCCCAGACGAGTCAGGAAACGAGGATGGGGCTGGGGGGACGGGCCTCCCCAAGTCCTCCTCAGGCATATAG